From Pseudomonas sp. B21-028, one genomic window encodes:
- a CDS encoding response regulator transcription factor encodes MSDEIQVDGEELPHLLLVDDDATFTRVMARAMSRRGFRVSTAGSAEEGLTIAQADLPDYAALDLKMDGDSGLVLLPKLLELDPEMRVVILTGYSSIATAVEAIKRGACNYLCKPADADDVLAALLSEHADLDTLVPENPMSVDRLQWEHIQRVLTEHEGNISATARALGMHRRTLQRKLQKRPVRR; translated from the coding sequence ATGAGTGACGAGATCCAAGTCGACGGCGAAGAACTGCCGCACCTGTTGCTGGTGGATGATGACGCCACGTTTACCCGCGTCATGGCCCGGGCGATGTCCCGTCGCGGCTTTCGCGTGAGCACCGCCGGTTCCGCCGAGGAGGGCCTGACCATCGCCCAGGCCGATCTGCCGGACTACGCCGCCCTGGACCTGAAGATGGACGGCGATTCGGGTCTGGTGCTGCTGCCCAAGCTGCTGGAACTGGACCCGGAGATGCGCGTGGTGATCCTCACCGGTTATTCGAGCATCGCCACGGCGGTCGAAGCCATCAAGCGCGGCGCCTGCAATTACCTGTGCAAACCGGCCGACGCCGACGACGTGCTGGCCGCGCTGCTGTCCGAGCATGCCGACCTCGACACCCTGGTGCCGGAGAACCCGATGTCGGTGGATCGCCTGCAATGGGAGCACATCCAGCGGGTGCTGACCGAGCACGAAGGCAACATTTCCGCCACCGCCCGCGCCCTGGGCATGCACCGGCGCACCTTGCAGCGCAAATTGCAGAAGCGTCCCGTGCGTCGCTGA
- a CDS encoding ABC transporter substrate-binding protein, translated as MDRTTFQPLLLTLALIGCTPLAQAATTLVYCSEASPAGFDPSQYTSGTDFDASAETVFNRLTQFKRGGTEVEPGLATRWDVSADGLVYTFHLRDGVKFHTTDYFTPTRDFNADDVVFTFQRLLDPQQPFRQAYPTESPYFTDMGLNTTIKSVEKVDEHTVRFNLNNVDAAFVQNLAMSFASVQSAEYAAQLLKEGKAGDLNQKPVGTGPFVFKRYQKDSQIRYAANTAYWKPEDVRVDNLIFSITPDAAVRLQKLKRNECQVSGYPRPADIEVMEQDPNLQVLRQPGFNLGFLAYNVTHPPLDQLKVRQALDMAIDKPAIIKAVYQSAGQLAQNALPPAQWSFDPAIKDAPHDVTKAKALLKEAGVAPGTTINLWAMTVQRASNPNARMSAQMIQQDWAKVGIKANIVSYEWGEYIKRAKNGEHDAMIYGWTGDNGDPDNWLGVLYSCAAVKGSNYAKWCDPAYDKLIQQAKVSTDRQQRIDLYRQAQKILKQQVPITPIANSTVFQPINKKVVDFKLSPFGLTPFYGVGLQQ; from the coding sequence ATGGACAGAACCACTTTCCAACCATTGCTGCTCACCCTCGCCCTGATCGGCTGCACCCCGCTGGCCCAGGCCGCCACCACCCTGGTCTACTGCTCCGAAGCCAGCCCCGCCGGGTTCGATCCCAGCCAATACACCAGCGGTACCGACTTCGACGCTTCGGCCGAAACCGTCTTCAATCGTCTCACCCAGTTCAAGCGCGGCGGCACCGAAGTCGAGCCGGGGCTGGCGACGCGTTGGGATGTCTCCGCCGATGGACTGGTCTACACCTTCCATCTGCGCGACGGCGTGAAATTCCACACCACCGACTATTTCACCCCCACCCGCGACTTCAACGCCGACGACGTGGTGTTCACCTTCCAGCGCCTGCTCGATCCGCAACAGCCGTTCCGCCAGGCCTACCCGACCGAGTCGCCCTACTTCACCGACATGGGCCTGAACACCACGATCAAGAGCGTCGAGAAAGTCGACGAGCACACGGTGCGCTTCAACCTGAACAACGTCGATGCCGCGTTCGTGCAGAACCTGGCGATGAGTTTTGCCTCCGTGCAGTCCGCCGAATACGCCGCGCAGTTGTTGAAGGAAGGCAAGGCCGGCGACCTCAACCAGAAACCCGTCGGCACCGGCCCGTTCGTGTTCAAGCGCTACCAGAAGGACTCGCAGATCCGCTACGCCGCCAATACGGCCTATTGGAAACCCGAGGACGTGAGGGTCGATAACCTGATCTTCTCCATCACCCCCGACGCCGCCGTGCGCCTGCAAAAGCTCAAGCGCAACGAATGCCAGGTCAGCGGTTACCCGCGTCCGGCCGACATCGAAGTGATGGAACAGGACCCGAACCTGCAAGTGCTCAGGCAACCCGGCTTCAACCTGGGCTTCCTCGCCTACAACGTGACGCACCCGCCCCTGGACCAGCTCAAGGTCCGCCAGGCGCTGGACATGGCCATCGATAAACCGGCGATCATCAAGGCGGTGTACCAGAGCGCCGGGCAACTGGCCCAGAACGCTCTGCCGCCGGCCCAGTGGTCGTTCGACCCGGCCATCAAGGACGCGCCCCACGACGTGACCAAGGCCAAGGCGCTACTCAAGGAAGCCGGGGTGGCGCCAGGTACCACCATCAATTTATGGGCGATGACGGTGCAACGCGCCTCCAATCCCAACGCGCGGATGTCGGCGCAGATGATTCAGCAGGATTGGGCGAAAGTCGGCATCAAGGCCAACATCGTCAGCTATGAGTGGGGTGAGTACATCAAGCGCGCCAAGAATGGCGAACACGACGCCATGATCTACGGCTGGACCGGCGACAACGGCGACCCGGACAACTGGCTTGGCGTGCTCTACAGCTGCGCGGCGGTCAAGGGCAGCAACTACGCCAAGTGGTGCGACCCGGCCTACGACAAGCTGATCCAGCAAGCCAAGGTCTCGACCGACCGCCAACAACGGATCGACCTGTACCGGCAGGCGCAAAAGATCCTCAAGCAACAGGTGCCCATCACGCCGATTGCCAACTCCACGGTGTTCCAGCCGATAAACAAAAAAGTCGTGGATTTCAAACTCAGTCCGTTTGGCCTTACACCCTTCTACGGCGTGGGTTTGCAGCAGTAG
- a CDS encoding ATP-binding protein — MLVPLQMTSASRQNLWRLTFIRILVLAAQAGSVGLAYWFELLPLPWLQLAITLVCASVLCALTAIRLRASWPVTELEYAVQLACDLFIHSALLYFSGGSTNPFVSYYLVPLTIAAVTLPWRYSLILSGIALALYTLLLARFYPLETFPIARENLQIYGMWLSFALAAAVITFFAARMAEELRRQEELRAIRREEGLRDEQLLAVATQAAGAAHELGTPLATMSVLLKEMQQDHPDPMLQDDLSVLQDQVKLCKETLQYLVRAAEANRRLAIDMQDVTDWLDEALNRWHLMRPEASYRFRCLGYGPVPRMAPPPDLTQALLNLLNNAADACPEGLEVALEWNAYELIISIRDHGAGVPLAIAEQIGKPFYTTKGKGLGLGLFLSKASVTRAGGSVKLYPHESGGTLTELRLPHADRGDEHE, encoded by the coding sequence ATGCTCGTCCCTTTGCAAATGACTTCCGCCTCGCGCCAGAACCTCTGGCGGCTGACGTTCATCCGTATCCTGGTCCTTGCGGCCCAGGCCGGATCCGTGGGGCTCGCCTATTGGTTCGAGCTGTTGCCGCTGCCCTGGCTGCAACTGGCGATTACGCTGGTGTGCGCCTCGGTGCTGTGTGCGCTGACGGCCATCCGCCTGCGCGCCTCCTGGCCGGTGACGGAGCTGGAGTACGCGGTGCAACTGGCCTGCGACCTGTTTATCCACAGTGCCTTGCTGTATTTCTCCGGCGGTTCGACCAACCCGTTCGTGTCCTATTACCTGGTGCCGCTGACCATCGCCGCGGTGACGCTGCCGTGGCGTTATTCGCTGATTCTTTCTGGCATCGCCCTGGCGCTGTATACCTTGTTGTTGGCGCGGTTCTATCCCCTGGAAACCTTCCCCATCGCCCGGGAGAACCTGCAGATCTACGGCATGTGGCTGAGTTTCGCCCTGGCCGCGGCGGTCATCACGTTTTTTGCCGCGCGCATGGCCGAAGAGCTTCGCCGCCAGGAAGAGCTTCGGGCCATCCGTCGTGAAGAGGGCCTGCGGGACGAACAGCTGCTGGCCGTGGCGACCCAGGCCGCCGGCGCCGCCCATGAGCTGGGTACACCGCTGGCGACCATGAGCGTGCTGCTCAAGGAGATGCAGCAGGATCATCCCGATCCGATGTTGCAGGACGACCTCAGCGTGTTGCAGGATCAGGTCAAGCTCTGCAAGGAGACCCTGCAATACCTGGTGCGCGCCGCCGAGGCCAACCGCCGGCTGGCGATCGACATGCAGGACGTCACCGACTGGCTCGACGAGGCCCTCAATCGCTGGCACCTGATGCGCCCGGAAGCCAGTTATCGATTTCGGTGCCTGGGCTACGGCCCGGTGCCGCGCATGGCACCGCCGCCGGATTTGACCCAGGCGTTGCTGAACCTGTTGAACAACGCCGCCGATGCCTGCCCCGAAGGCCTGGAGGTGGCGTTGGAGTGGAATGCCTACGAATTGATCATCAGCATTCGCGACCACGGTGCCGGTGTGCCGTTGGCCATCGCCGAGCAGATCGGCAAGCCGTTCTATACCACCAAGGGCAAAGGCCTCGGCCTGGGCCTGTTTTTGAGCAAGGCCAGCGTGACACGCGCTGGCGGCTCGGTGAAACTCTACCCCCATGAAAGCGGCGGCACGCTCACCGAGCTGCGCCTGCCCCATGCCGACCGAGGAGACGAACATGAGTGA
- a CDS encoding aldehyde dehydrogenase family protein, with amino-acid sequence MADAKRFDNYINGQWVAGADYCTNINPSDLSDVIGEYAKADAAQVNAAIEAARAAFPAWSTSGIQARHDALDKVGSEILARREELGQLLAREEGKTLPEAIGEVTRAGNIFKFFAGECLRLSGDYVPSVRPGVNVEVTREALGVVGLITPWNFPIAIPAWKIAPALAYGNCVVIKPAELVPGCAWALAEIISRAGFPAGAFNLVMGSGRVVGDILVNSPKVDGISFTGSVGVGRQIAVSCVSRQAKVQLEMGGKNPQIILDDADLKQAVELAVQSAFYSTGQRCTASSRLIVTAGIHDRFVEAMAERMQSIKVGHALKAGTDIGPVVSEAQLSQDLKYIDIGQSEGARLVSGGGLVTCDTEGYFLAPTLFADSEAAMRISREEIFGPVANVVRVADYEAALAMANDTEFGLSAGIATTSLKYANHFKRHSQAGMVMVNLPTAGVDYHVPFGGRKGSSYGSREQGRYAQEFYTVVKTSYIGS; translated from the coding sequence GTGGCAGATGCAAAGCGTTTCGATAACTACATCAATGGTCAGTGGGTGGCCGGTGCCGACTATTGCACCAACATCAACCCGTCTGACCTGTCCGATGTCATCGGCGAGTACGCCAAGGCTGACGCTGCTCAAGTCAATGCCGCCATCGAAGCCGCCCGCGCCGCGTTCCCGGCCTGGTCGACTTCGGGCATCCAGGCTCGTCACGATGCGCTGGACAAGGTAGGCAGCGAGATCCTCGCCCGCCGCGAAGAACTCGGCCAACTGCTGGCCCGGGAGGAGGGCAAGACCCTGCCCGAGGCCATCGGCGAAGTGACCCGCGCCGGCAACATTTTCAAGTTTTTCGCCGGTGAATGCCTGCGCTTGTCCGGCGACTATGTGCCGTCGGTGCGTCCGGGCGTCAACGTCGAAGTGACCCGTGAAGCCCTGGGTGTGGTTGGCCTGATCACGCCGTGGAACTTCCCCATCGCCATCCCCGCGTGGAAAATCGCCCCGGCCCTGGCCTACGGCAACTGCGTGGTGATCAAGCCCGCCGAGCTGGTGCCAGGTTGCGCCTGGGCCCTGGCGGAAATCATTTCCCGCGCCGGTTTCCCGGCCGGTGCGTTCAACCTGGTGATGGGCAGCGGTCGCGTGGTCGGTGACATCCTGGTCAACAGCCCGAAAGTCGACGGCATCAGCTTCACCGGCTCCGTGGGCGTGGGCCGGCAGATCGCCGTCAGCTGCGTGTCGCGCCAGGCCAAGGTGCAGTTGGAGATGGGCGGCAAGAACCCGCAGATCATCCTCGACGACGCCGACCTCAAGCAGGCCGTCGAACTGGCGGTGCAGAGTGCGTTCTATTCCACCGGCCAGCGTTGCACGGCCTCCAGTCGCCTGATTGTCACCGCCGGCATTCACGACAGGTTCGTCGAAGCCATGGCCGAGCGCATGCAATCGATCAAGGTCGGTCACGCCCTGAAGGCGGGTACGGACATCGGCCCGGTGGTTTCCGAAGCCCAGCTCAGCCAGGACTTGAAGTACATCGACATTGGCCAGAGCGAAGGTGCGCGGCTGGTCAGCGGTGGTGGCCTGGTAACCTGCGACACCGAAGGCTATTTCCTGGCGCCGACCCTGTTCGCCGACAGCGAAGCGGCCATGCGCATCAGCCGCGAAGAAATTTTCGGCCCGGTGGCCAACGTCGTGCGCGTGGCCGACTACGAGGCGGCGCTGGCGATGGCCAACGACACCGAGTTCGGTCTGTCGGCCGGTATCGCCACCACCTCGCTGAAGTATGCCAACCACTTCAAGCGCCATTCCCAGGCGGGCATGGTGATGGTCAACCTGCCGACCGCCGGCGTGGATTACCACGTGCCGTTCGGCGGGCGCAAAGGTTCGTCCTATGGTTCGCGCGAGCAAGGTCGCTACGCGCAGGAGTTCTACACCGTGGTGAAGACCTCCTACATCGGTTCGTAA
- a CDS encoding ABC transporter ATP-binding protein/permease has product MNQNAEYSAVNDTVRGHFFRRVWQMTTPYWRSEEKGKAWTLLIAVIALSLFSVAISVWINSWYKDFYNALQEKNSAAFWQLILYFCGIAAVAILGAVYRLYLTQMLTIRWRAWLTEQHFARWLDNKNYYQLEQGGYTDNPDQRISEDLNSFTSNTLGLGLGLLRNVVSLVSFSIILWGVSGSIVVFGYTIPGYMFWCALVYAAVGSWLTHLIGRRLIGLNNNQQRFEADLRFSMVRVRENAESIALYNGEPNENRRLSGRFGLVWHNFWDIMRVSKRLTFFTSGYGQIAIIFPFMVAAPRYFAGKIQLGELMQINSAFGNVQESFSWFISAYTDLAAWRATCDRLLSFRQAMSDNEARIPAIDVQNQGNQLKVHQLGLDLNDGRHLLDAADMTVGAGERVMLSGRSGSGKSTLFRAMGHLWPTGHGRIVLPAARYLFLPQKPYLPIGSLREVLSYPQPGDVYPNERYAQVLETCRLPHLIARLDESNHWQRMLSPGEQQRLAFARALLYAPLWLYMDEATSAMDEEDEATLYQALIDQLPGLSIVSVGHRSSLKRFHPRHVRIENGQLLERAVVT; this is encoded by the coding sequence ATGAATCAGAACGCTGAATATTCCGCGGTCAACGATACAGTGCGCGGCCATTTTTTCCGCCGTGTCTGGCAGATGACCACGCCGTACTGGCGCAGTGAGGAGAAGGGCAAGGCCTGGACGCTGTTGATCGCGGTCATCGCGCTGTCACTGTTCAGCGTGGCGATTTCGGTGTGGATCAACAGTTGGTACAAGGACTTCTACAACGCCCTGCAAGAGAAAAACAGCGCGGCGTTCTGGCAGCTGATTCTATATTTCTGCGGCATCGCCGCGGTGGCGATCCTGGGCGCGGTGTACCGCTTGTACCTCACGCAGATGCTCACCATTCGCTGGCGGGCCTGGTTGACCGAGCAGCATTTTGCCCGCTGGCTCGACAACAAGAATTACTACCAGTTGGAGCAGGGCGGCTACACCGACAACCCGGATCAGCGGATTTCCGAAGACCTCAACAGCTTCACCAGCAATACCTTGGGCCTGGGGCTGGGCTTGTTGCGCAACGTGGTCAGCCTGGTGTCCTTCTCGATCATCCTGTGGGGTGTGTCGGGCAGTATCGTAGTGTTCGGCTACACCATTCCGGGCTACATGTTCTGGTGCGCGCTGGTGTACGCGGCGGTGGGCAGTTGGCTGACGCACCTGATCGGTCGTCGCCTGATCGGCCTGAACAACAACCAGCAGCGCTTCGAAGCCGACCTGCGTTTTTCCATGGTGCGGGTGCGCGAGAACGCCGAAAGCATTGCGCTGTACAACGGCGAGCCCAACGAAAACCGTCGCCTGAGCGGGCGTTTCGGCCTGGTCTGGCATAACTTCTGGGACATCATGCGGGTGTCCAAGCGCCTGACGTTCTTCACCTCCGGCTACGGCCAGATCGCGATCATCTTCCCGTTCATGGTGGCGGCGCCGCGTTACTTCGCCGGCAAGATCCAGCTGGGCGAACTCATGCAGATCAACTCGGCGTTCGGCAATGTGCAGGAGAGTTTCAGCTGGTTCATCAGCGCCTATACCGACCTCGCCGCGTGGCGCGCCACCTGTGATCGTCTGCTGAGTTTCCGTCAGGCCATGAGCGACAACGAGGCGCGCATACCGGCCATCGACGTGCAGAACCAGGGCAACCAACTGAAAGTGCACCAGCTGGGATTGGACCTGAATGACGGGCGTCATCTGCTCGACGCCGCCGACATGACCGTTGGCGCTGGGGAGCGGGTGATGCTCAGTGGCCGTTCCGGCAGTGGTAAATCCACGCTGTTCCGGGCGATGGGGCACCTCTGGCCCACCGGGCATGGTCGCATTGTATTGCCGGCGGCACGTTATCTGTTCCTGCCGCAGAAACCCTATCTGCCCATTGGCAGCCTGCGCGAGGTGCTGAGTTATCCACAGCCCGGCGACGTCTACCCTAACGAACGTTATGCACAGGTGCTCGAAACCTGCCGCCTGCCGCACCTGATCGCACGCCTGGATGAAAGCAACCACTGGCAGCGCATGCTTTCGCCCGGCGAGCAGCAGCGCCTGGCCTTTGCCCGGGCACTGCTCTACGCACCGCTGTGGTTGTACATGGACGAAGCGACGTCGGCGATGGATGAGGAGGACGAAGCGACGCTGTACCAGGCGTTGATCGATCAGTTGCCGGGGTTGAGCATCGTCAGCGTCGGCCACCGAAGCAGCTTGAAACGATTCCATCCACGACATGTACGTATCGAAAATGGCCAACTGCTGGAGCGGGCTGTAGTCACTTGA
- a CDS encoding FadR/GntR family transcriptional regulator, whose amino-acid sequence MENPIDVPRFPRKRRSLAQELVTVLTEQIRDGLLKRGDKLPTESAIMEAHGVSRTVVREAISRLQAAGQVETRHGIGTFVLDTPSPSGFRIDPATVVTLRDVLAILELRISLEVESAGLAAQRRSDEQLAAMRTALDALNESAAHATDAVASDFAFHLEIALSTGNRYFTDIMTHLGTSIIPRTRVNSARLAHDDQQHYMDRLSREHEEIYEAIARQDSDAARAAMRLHLTNSRERLRQAHEEAQAQG is encoded by the coding sequence ATGGAAAACCCGATCGACGTACCACGCTTTCCCCGTAAGCGCCGCAGCCTGGCGCAGGAGTTGGTGACGGTGCTGACCGAGCAGATCCGTGACGGCCTGCTCAAGCGTGGCGACAAGTTGCCCACCGAGTCGGCGATCATGGAGGCCCATGGCGTCAGCCGCACCGTGGTACGTGAAGCGATCTCACGCTTGCAGGCGGCCGGCCAGGTGGAAACCCGCCACGGCATCGGCACCTTCGTGCTGGACACCCCCAGCCCGAGCGGTTTTCGAATCGACCCGGCCACGGTGGTCACCTTGCGTGACGTGCTGGCGATCCTGGAGTTGCGCATCAGCCTGGAAGTGGAGTCCGCCGGGCTCGCCGCCCAGCGCCGCAGCGACGAGCAGTTGGCCGCGATGCGTACAGCCCTCGATGCACTGAACGAAAGTGCGGCTCACGCCACCGATGCGGTGGCCTCGGACTTCGCTTTCCACCTGGAAATCGCCCTGTCCACCGGCAACCGCTATTTCACCGACATCATGACCCACCTGGGCACCAGCATCATCCCGCGCACCCGGGTGAACTCGGCACGCCTGGCCCATGACGACCAGCAACACTACATGGACCGCCTGAGCCGCGAGCACGAAGAAATCTACGAAGCCATCGCCCGCCAGGACTCGGACGCCGCCCGTGCCGCCATGCGCCTTCACCTGACCAACAGCCGCGAGCGGCTGCGCCAGGCCCATGAAGAAGCGCAAGCGCAGGGCTGA
- the kdgD gene encoding 5-dehydro-4-deoxyglucarate dehydratase, with product MNPQELKSILSSGLLSFPVTDFTAQGDFNRDSYIKRLEWLAPYGASALFAAGGTGEFFSLAASEYSQVIKTAVDTCATSVPILAGVGGATRQAIEYAQEAERLGAKGLLLLPHYLTEASQDGVAAHVEAVCKSVKIGVVVYNRNVCRLNAAQLEQLAERCPNLIGYKDGLGDIELMVSIRRRLGDRFSYLGGLPTAEVYAAAYKALGVPVYSSAVFNFIPKTAMDFYRAIARDDHATVGKIIDDFFLPYLDIRNRKAGYAVSIVKAGAKIVGYDAGPVRTPLTDLLPDEYEALAALIDKQGKQ from the coding sequence ATGAATCCACAAGAACTGAAGTCCATCCTCTCGTCTGGCCTGCTGTCGTTCCCGGTCACCGATTTTACTGCCCAAGGCGATTTCAATCGCGACAGCTACATCAAGCGCCTCGAGTGGCTGGCTCCCTACGGCGCCTCGGCCCTGTTCGCCGCCGGTGGCACCGGTGAATTCTTCTCCCTGGCCGCCAGCGAGTATTCCCAGGTCATCAAGACGGCTGTCGATACCTGCGCCACCAGCGTGCCAATTCTCGCCGGTGTCGGCGGTGCGACTCGCCAGGCCATCGAGTACGCCCAAGAGGCCGAGCGCCTGGGTGCCAAGGGCCTGTTGCTGCTGCCGCACTACCTGACCGAAGCCAGCCAGGACGGTGTTGCCGCTCACGTTGAAGCCGTGTGCAAATCGGTGAAGATCGGCGTGGTGGTCTACAACCGCAACGTCTGCCGACTGAACGCCGCGCAGCTCGAACAACTGGCCGAGCGTTGCCCGAACCTGATCGGCTACAAGGACGGCCTGGGCGATATCGAGCTGATGGTGTCGATCCGTCGTCGCCTCGGCGATCGCTTCAGCTACCTGGGCGGTTTGCCGACCGCTGAAGTCTACGCAGCGGCCTACAAGGCCCTGGGCGTGCCGGTCTATTCCTCGGCGGTGTTCAACTTCATCCCGAAAACCGCGATGGACTTCTACCGCGCCATCGCCCGCGACGATCACGCCACTGTCGGCAAGATCATCGATGACTTCTTCCTGCCGTACCTGGATATCCGCAACCGCAAGGCCGGTTATGCCGTGAGCATCGTCAAGGCGGGCGCGAAGATCGTCGGCTACGACGCCGGTCCCGTGCGCACGCCGCTGACCGATCTGCTACCGGACGAATACGAAGCCCTGGCCGCGCTGATCGACAAGCAAGGCAAGCAGTAA
- a CDS encoding SIMPL domain-containing protein (The SIMPL domain is named for its presence in mouse protein SIMPL (signalling molecule that associates with mouse pelle-like kinase). Bacterial member BP26, from Brucella, was shown to assemble into a channel-like structure, while YggE from E. coli has been associated with resistance to oxidative stress.), protein MHTFSRPAALLALSLGTVASLPALAADELHYNQISLRAEASQEVARDLMIVTLYTEEQNTDPAKLAAAVSTTLNKAIDQAKQVKDITLRQGSRNSYPIYDGKGQKITGWRERAELRLESADFAALSKLTGELLTDMKMGGMDFAISTATRQSSEDALLKDAVNAFKARAQLATEALGGKGYKIVNLNLNTNGYPQPYMRAPMMMKAGAMDAESVTPEVEAGTSKVSMTADGAIEVLMQ, encoded by the coding sequence ATGCACACGTTCAGTCGCCCCGCCGCCCTCCTCGCCCTCAGCCTCGGCACCGTCGCCAGCCTGCCGGCGCTGGCCGCCGATGAACTGCACTACAACCAGATTTCCCTGCGCGCCGAAGCCAGCCAGGAAGTGGCCCGTGACCTGATGATCGTCACGCTCTACACCGAAGAGCAAAACACCGACCCGGCCAAACTCGCCGCCGCCGTCAGCACCACGCTGAACAAAGCCATCGACCAGGCCAAGCAGGTCAAGGACATCACCCTGCGCCAGGGCAGCCGCAACAGCTATCCGATCTACGACGGCAAGGGCCAGAAAATCACCGGCTGGCGCGAACGCGCCGAACTGCGCCTGGAAAGCGCCGACTTCGCCGCCCTGTCCAAACTCACCGGCGAACTGCTGACCGACATGAAAATGGGCGGCATGGACTTCGCCATCTCCACCGCCACCCGCCAGAGCAGCGAAGACGCCCTGCTCAAGGACGCCGTCAACGCCTTCAAGGCCCGCGCCCAACTGGCCACCGAAGCCCTGGGTGGCAAGGGCTACAAAATCGTCAACCTGAACCTCAACACCAACGGTTATCCACAGCCCTACATGCGCGCACCGATGATGATGAAGGCCGGGGCCATGGATGCCGAGTCCGTCACGCCTGAAGTGGAAGCGGGCACCAGCAAGGTGAGCATGACGGCGGATGGGGCGATTGAGGTATTGATGCAGTAA
- a CDS encoding DUF6124 family protein has translation MDKLIPDPPFNRTNPLSSFDTLEELLKDRAAAERVLDHYLNPKPPEPSTDPRIDSLFSVTAKADADTLLTSTCETLASVKAMAEDLAFEVDGTRRSVALGIHQLVELCQLLVDKALDQLEASASPGEA, from the coding sequence ATGGACAAGTTGATTCCCGATCCGCCGTTCAACAGAACCAACCCTCTTTCCAGTTTTGACACCCTCGAAGAACTTCTCAAAGACCGCGCCGCTGCCGAGCGGGTGCTCGATCATTACCTCAACCCAAAGCCTCCAGAGCCCAGCACCGACCCGCGCATCGACAGCCTCTTTTCAGTCACCGCCAAAGCAGACGCCGACACGCTATTGACCAGCACCTGCGAAACCCTGGCCTCGGTCAAGGCCATGGCCGAGGATCTGGCCTTCGAGGTGGATGGCACGCGCCGCAGCGTGGCGCTGGGGATTCATCAGTTGGTGGAGTTGTGTCAGTTGCTGGTGGACAAGGCGCTGGATCAGCTTGAGGCGTCGGCCAGTCCGGGTGAGGCGTAG